Proteins encoded within one genomic window of Oncorhynchus masou masou isolate Uvic2021 chromosome 1, UVic_Omas_1.1, whole genome shotgun sequence:
- the fbxo4 gene encoding F-box only protein 4: MSGKSQSDESVVIRSLRHFREKYFNARKNVSDQAHAAEVTSEDAPPGFLDCLPVDLQFLIMTLLSPVDLCRLGATSSYWRAMVRDPLLWRYFLVRDMPKWPSINHVTMPRLEALHTPLFVGEKEMEEPAHDFMTDYLKGDPACRQQWFPQRPPYSVVTSFLQSLVPTATEPRYAMFGPGMEQLDVSMVTKLMHTPDVLLVAGIPQRQINGIGSGISYVYKNQHKFNILTLYSTNRAERERARMEQQSVSNKLFIQEGRDQSGHPHFSPTPQVQEVCQAVDGFIYVANAEPGRGDDGEVEWAQIQALVDPALGSSSRPLLVLSCVSREEPDQIRTTSSNSARTPCVDMAQRLCLPMLPNPWMVQDTVAESLSGVLDGISWLLGCSGLRL; this comes from the exons ATGTCAGGGAAAAGTCAGAGCGACGAATCTGTAGTTATACGAAGTCTCAGACATTTCCGAGAGAAGTACTTCAATGCAAGGAAAAACGTTAGTGATCAGGCGCATGCAGCAGAAGTCACCAGTGAAGATGCACCGCCGGGCTTTTTGGACTGTTTACCC GTGGACCTACAGTTCCTGATCATGACCCTGCTGTCTCCTGTGGACCTCTGTCGTCTGGGGGCCACTAGTAGCTACTGGAGGGCTATGGTCAGAGACCCCTTACTATGGAGATACTTTCTGGTCAGGGACATGCCTAAATGGCCCTCCATCAACCATGTGACCATGCCCCGGTTAGAGGCCTTACACACCCCTCTGTTTgtgggggagaaggagatggaggagccAGCTCATGACTTCATGACAGA TTATCTAAAGGGCGACCCAGCCTGCAGACAGCAATGGTTTCCCCAGAGGCCGCCATACAGCGTTGTGACTTCCTTCCTCCAGTCGCTGGTGCCCACCGCCACGGAGCCGCGCTACGCCATGTTTGGCCCCGGCATGGAACAGCTGGATGTCTCCATGGTGACCAAGCTCATGCATACCCCAGATGTCCTCCTTGTAGCAGGGATACCCCAGAGACAGATCAATG GTATTGGATCTGGGATTAGTTACGTGTACAAAAACCAGCACAAATTCAACATTCTGACTCTCTACTCAACCAACAG ggcagagagggagagagcccgCATGGAACAGCAGAGTGTCAGCAACAAACTCTTCATCCAGGAGGGAAGGGACCAATCAGGACATCCACATTTTAGCCCCACCCCTCAGGTCCAGGAAGTGTGTCAGGCGGTGGATGGGTTCATCTATGTGGCCAACGCAGAGCCAGGAAGAG GTGATGATGGGGAGGTGGAGTGGGCTCAGATCCAGGCGTTGGTGGACCCTGCCTTAGGCTCATCCTCCAGACccctcctggtcctgtcctgtgtgtccagagaggaaccagaccaGATCAGAACCACCAGCTCCAATAGTGCCAGAACTCCCTGTGTGGATATGGCTCAGAGACTCTGCCTGCCCATGCTGCCCAACCCCTGGATG GTTCAGGACACAGTAGCAGAGTCTCTGTCTGGTGTCTTAGATGGGATCTCCTGGCTGCTGGGGTGTTCTGGTCTCAGGCTGTAA
- the rimoc1 gene encoding RAB7A-interacting MON1-CCZ1 complex subunit 1, translating to MADDCRRQGFELERRIFELDNKCASLRTEKQDDDYLQNASAILDKLKSFYRQGGESSSLPKLLQDYTQVILDITFYEENKLVDQEFPEDCSPFKIQQLLQDLTEPEVLAGRLAPAQEVQSVLGLEVLECLYWRRGALLYMYCHTLHQRKQWIKKNKATFLKCLQEGVRYLMRMLQVRNSVKLNDGVVFHDSATANFLAEGIFSDTHLLTMMYIGEMCFWAVKYEDCSVESTERKEDRLHFRDIGTQILHKYVLACEGPLQGQGWNTENAKEILSILQ from the exons ATGGCGGACGACTGCAGACGACAGGGGTTTGAGCTGGAGAGAAGGATTTTTGAGTTGGACAATAAGTGCGCCAGTCTCAGAACTGAGAAACAAG ATGATGACTATTTACAGAATGCTTCTGCGATACTAGACAAGTTGAAAAGCTTTTacagacaagggggagagagtagCAGTCTGCCTAAACTGCTTCAGGATTACACTCAG GTGATCCTGGACATCACGTTCTATGAGGAGAACAAGCTGGTGGACCAGGAGTTCCCAGAGGACTGCTCGCCATTTAAGATCCAACAGCTGCTGCAGGACCTCACAGAGCCAGAGGTGTTGGCAGGGAGGCTGGCACCAGCCCAAGAG GTGCAGTCAGTCTTGGGGCTAGAGGTGTTGGAATGCCTCTACTGGAGACGTGGAGCACTGCTCTACATGTACTGCCACACCCTCCACCAACGCAAGCAGTGGATCAAGAAGAACAAGGCCACTTTCCTCAAG TGTCTTCAGGAGGGTGTACGCTACCTGATGAGGATGCTGCAGGTGAGGAACTCTGTGAAGCTCAACGATGGGGTGGTGTTTCATGACTCTGCTACCGCCAACTTCCTGGCTGAAG GCATTTTTTCAGACACCCACCTGTTGACGATGATGTACATCGGGGAGATGTGTTTCTGGGCAGTGAAGTACGAGGACTGCAGCGTTGAGTCCACAGAACGCAAAGAGGACCGGCTCCACTTCCGGGACATTGGGACACAGATCCTGCACAAATACGTGCTGGCCTGTGAGGGCCCTCTTCAGGGCCAGGGCTGGAACACTGAGAATGCCAAGGAGATCCTTAGTATCTTACAGTGA